In Tachysurus vachellii isolate PV-2020 chromosome 12, HZAU_Pvac_v1, whole genome shotgun sequence, the following are encoded in one genomic region:
- the LOC132854910 gene encoding leukotriene B4 receptor 1-like gives MQHLNSYNSSLIAPVSTDNLISSSVLAVCFILGVPGNIAVMVRLSGWLKKGSFTPRLMLSLAISDLLTLIPLPLWIWALLHEWVFGLVFCKLLSYIMMLSFFCSVLCVVLMSMQRYIQVLHPEKWKKLGRKGQKILLSGMWMLSVVISCYVLVKRNISFDKEGRLQCTLRYQNKAERVLTLIWQIIIFVASFTIVSYFYFQLHRGVNNSAFFSSNSLTKVVTRIVVCFFIFWIPNQIFDIVIIIATLPGNNNLLISAEFGDSVTTALIFFNSCVNPFLYAFSARALQQETAGTNDPNEKMNFSNSLSRAFFLSVYFYSFFVPSNSFL, from the coding sequence ATGCAGCACCTCAACTCATACAACAGCTCGCTCATCGCTCCTGTCTCAACTGACAACCTGATTTCCAGTAGTGTGCTCGCAGTTTGCTTCATACTGGGAGTCCCTGGTAATATTGCTGTAATGGTGCGTCTGTCTGGATGGCTGAAGAAAGGCAGTTTCACCCCGAGACTGATGCTAAGCCTGGCCATATCAGATCTACTCACTCTGATTCCTCTGCCACTTTGGATTTGGGCTCTTCTGCATGAATGGGTGTTTGGCTTGGTCTTCTGTAAGCTTCTCTCTTACATCATGATGTTAAGCTTCTTCTGCAGCgtactgtgtgtggtgttgatgAGCATGCAGCGATACATCCAAGTGCTGCATCCTGAGAAATGGAAGAAGCTTGGCAGAAAAGGACAGAAGATCCTTTTAAGTGGGATGTGGATGTTAAGTGTAGTTATATCATGCTATGTTCTTGTAAAGCGCAATATAAGCTTCGACAAAGAAGGACGACTTCAGTGCACGCTAAGATATCAGAATAAGGCTGAAAGAGTGCTTACATTAATCTGGCAGATTATAATATTCGTGGCTTCATTCACCATCGTATCTTATTTCTACTTTCAACTTCACAGAGGAGTTAATAACTCAGCTTTCTTTAGCAGTAACTCATTGACCAAGGTGGTGACCAGAATcgtagtgtgtttttttattttttggatccCAAATCAAATCTTCGACATTGTGATCATCATTGCTACATTGCCTGGGAATAACAATCTGTTAATATCTGCAGAATTTGGAGACAGTGTTACTAcagctctgattttttttaacagttgtgTGAACCCCTTCCTGTACGCTTTCTCTGCTCGGGCTTTACAACAGGAAACAGCTGGAACAAATGATCCAAATGAGAAGATGAACTTTTCTAACAGCCTATCAAGGgcattttttctttcagtctatttttatagtttttttgtgCCGTCTAATTCTTTTTTATAA